From Trichoderma atroviride chromosome 1, complete sequence, one genomic window encodes:
- a CDS encoding uncharacterized protein (EggNog:ENOG41~TransMembrane:1 (o415-438i)), producing MSLPKPPSSLDGSCSVIYDNTLYSYSPQGFLSLSLESGAEWKKLPEGVAVTGGACVETNPNDAANAALFIVGGTGAGDYNGLQKYTFSTGNWTTITPSVPVTQNRLHHGATYIQADDVILVYAGSQDGSTGPSSQTFTIQASEPYAARSFQSSATPAISPFLTSWTNSDAAMMSGDGVDGNIYWFNPQAGWRYSGAGLSKPLNTASGSVTAALISGDDGSKSLYTFDLSQSPNAVTRTIVQDAAGNPLPSSAPIAARSIEQRELTLGNWPDYNSTLAPTTTRTNFAVAQAPDGTVVFSGGNDQVPLAIFNADKNGWVDAKALLDDQQISIQDISSSSTTTTASKTKTTSSTRHTSTTHSTSTATTDSPSTTGSFTGSFTGTATGTAAAGVSDLSVPALPTGSGSASDDSGPSSNAILGITLGTIAGFLALLGLILLLLRCRRRQQLHPETGKPKTPPINEKNNAVFAQSTFAKGTLPPQVTKQFQGHQHTASSESTSSMAILMGRVGQHKPRKLSNDFKSQISKPILQPQQAPILSVSDEKGDPFDDSAAELRPQEGLAGADDGTRRSSGWNKYWSGGSALNILGYGASQPPAQAQAPAPAAPAQVSAQRATVVSDRSSHYSQSHYSQAPTTRNARATQDSATVPPLNFEAPPGMNRVNTGSPVVSSYPDIPWKEGMAGKIERPVSAVSALSATSSGYSSGIPESIQESWDPTHAGKSWGANRAPSSAYAPSIVSSAQPQGLGVSKQPKLATASTSNDMSWLNLGENSRV from the coding sequence ATGTCCTTACCGAAACCCCCTTCGTCTTTGGACGGTTCGTGCTCTGTCATTTATGACAACACGCTTTATTCATACTCACCCCAAGGATTCTTGTCCCTGTCTCTGGAAAGCGGCGCGGAATGGAAGAAGCTACCTGAGGGAGTGGCAGTGACTGGAGGGGCTTGCGTCGAAACCAACCCCAATGATGCTGCCAATGCCGCCCTCTTCATTGTTGGAGGAACCGGTGCAGGCGACTATAATGGGCTCCAAAAATACACCTTTTCAACGGGCAACTGGACAACCATCACCCCTTCGGTTCCGGTCACGCAGAACCGTTTGCACCACGGAGCCACCTATATCCAGGCCGACGATGTCATCTTGGTTTACGCCGGTAGTCAAGACGGCAGCACTGGTCCCTCCTCACAAACATTCACCATCCAGGCTTCTGAGCCGTACGCAGCTCGTTCGTTTCAATCCAGCGCCACGCCCGCCATTTCTCCCTTCCTTACGAGCTGGACCAACAGTGATGCTGCCATGATGAGCGGTGACGGCGTCGACGGCAACATCTACTGGTTCAACCCTCAAGCCGGCTGGAGATACTCTGGTGCCGGCTTGTCAAAGCCACTCAACACGGCTTCAGGCTCGGTGACTGCTGCGTTGATttctggagatgatggatccAAGAGTCTTTATACCTTTGACTTGTCACAGTCTCCCAACGCCGTCACCCGCACCATTGTACAAGATGCTGCCGGCAATCCCCTCCCCAGCTCAGCTCCTATTGCTGCACGCAGCATCGAGCAGCGCGAGTTGACCCTGGGCAACTGGCCCGACTACAACTCAACATTGGCCCCCACTACCACTCGAACAAATTTCGCCGTGGCCCAGGCACCCGACGGCACTGTAGTCTTTTCTGGTGGAAACGATCAGGTTCCACTTGCTATTTTCAATGCCGACAAGAATGGCTGGGTCGATGCGAAGGCTCTGTTGGATGATCAGCAGATATCCATTCAAGatatttcttcatcatcaacaacaactaCGGcgtccaagaccaagacgaCCTCCAGCACGCGGCACACGTCGACAACACACTCCACCTCGACCGCGACCACGGATTCCCCTTCGACAACTGGTTCGTTTACCGGTTCATTCACCGGCACCGCGACGGGGACTGCAGCCGCTGGTGTATCTGACTTGTCTGTCCCTGCCCTCCCAACTGGTAGCGGCAGTGCGAGTGACGACTCTGGTCCTAGCTCCAACGCAATTCTTGGCATCACTCTCGGAACCATTGCTGGATtccttgcgcttcttggtcttattcttctccttcttcgctGCCGCAGAAGGCAACAGCTCCACCCTGAAACCGgaaagccaaagacgccTCCTATCAACGAAAAGAACAATGCTGTCTTTGCGCAGAGCACGTTTGCGAAAGGTACTCTTCCCCCACAAGTGACAAAGCAGTTCCAAGGCCACCAGCACACGGCATCTTCAGAGTCAACCTCTTCAATGGCGATTTTGATGGGCCGCGTGGGCCAGCACAAGCCAAGAAAGCTCAGCAACGATTTCAAGAGCCAGATTAGCAAGCCAATTCTCCAACCACAGCAGGCCCCTATTCTTTCCGTTTCTGACGAGAAGGGCGATCCTTTTGACGATTCAGCCGCCGAGCTTCGACCTCAAGAAGGGCTTGCaggagcagatgatggcaCTCGAAGAAGTTCGGGCTGGAATAAATACTGGTCAGGAGGAAGTGCGCTGAACATTCTCGGATATGGAGCGTCACAGCCACctgcacaagcacaagcaccCGCACCCGCCGCACCCGCACAAGTATCCGCACAAAGAGCCACGGTAGTATCGGACCGAAGCTCTCACTACTCACAGTCTCACTACTCACAAGCACCTACCACACGTAATGCCAGAGCAACGCAGGATTCAGCCACGGTTCCGCCTCTCAACTTTGAAGCCCCTCCTGGGATGAACAGAGTCAATACGGGAAGCCCTGTGGTTTCATCCTACCCGGATATCCCTTGGAAAGAGGGCATGGCGGGAAAGATTGAGCGGCCTGTCTCAGCAGTCTCGGCACTTTCAGCAACGTCGTCGGGCTATTCAAGCGGCATTCCTGAGAGTATCCAAGAGTCGTGGGATCCCACGCATGCCGGAAAGTCCTGGGGTGCCAACCGGGCTCCGAGCAGTGCATATGCTCCCAGCATAGTATCCAGCGCCCAGCCCCAAGGACTGGGCGTAAGCAAGCAGCCTAAGCTTGCCACGGCGTCGACATCGAATGACATGAGCTGGCTCAACCTTGGTGAGAATTCACGGGTGTGA